From the genome of Thermogutta terrifontis, one region includes:
- a CDS encoding alpha-galactosidase — MRTPHTLTASTLMGALVFLGPLALGQPTPAPDEFAARERWLAEHRPGKGSRLPFSFRYGGQPSDDLLPRWNLQEEAKPAEEGREQHVYTWRDPLTGLVVRYELTVYHDFPVIEWVLEFKNDGSDASPILENVLAMDESWARQGQAEFVLYHHRGSQASQRDYEPLVTVLSSGEAKRLSGAGGRPSNTDWPYFDIAYDDGGRTIAVGWPGQWLANFTREGERQLHLQIGQEDCHLRLLAGESIRTPRIVIQFWQGDRIRAHNLWRRWMMKHSMPKPGGQLPPPQFVASSSRAYEEMIHANEENQIMHIRRYLEEGLKPDYWWMDAGWYIQEQGWPQVGTWEVDPRRFPRGFKPISDFAHAHGVKILVWFEPERVMPGTWLYQNHPEWLLSPSGRNHALAGMRAWRSRSFTTPDPNVSCNLGDQVCRVAGIEWTPGRLSFHPGPKGEFSVVRFTAPSPGEYRINARFLAIDQQTTTSVHIIRNNESLFEGKIRLDGAGPEASYQGTVTLQSGETLDFVVGFGNGSYICDSTGLEVLVGGPDGRVFHAAKDFSPEKNPTGVWSYGWMAAGARPDPTTFKLYDLPAQPEHEGPRLLDLGNPEAREWLTNHIDRLITEQGIDLYREDFNIDPLPFWRAADTPDRRGITENHHITGHLAYWDELRRRHPTMLIDSCASGGRRNDLETMRRAVPLWRSDYAYEPIGHQGMTYALSFWLPYHGTGTVAYTGAPYYGSGPTPVQPYAFWSNAAPSLGCGIDIRVKELDYETLRRLYRQFREISPCYYGDYYPLTPYSLEKNVWIAWQFDLPEEGRGMIQAFRRDEAPERSPLFRLGGLQSDASYNLKAYDSDWNLTETGRTLMEKGFSLFAKEAPSAIVIVYHKVSHQASGPARASE, encoded by the coding sequence GTGCGCACACCTCATACGCTCACTGCGTCAACCCTGATGGGAGCCCTGGTGTTTTTGGGACCGCTCGCCCTTGGCCAACCCACACCTGCACCGGATGAATTCGCAGCCCGCGAACGATGGCTGGCAGAGCATCGTCCCGGCAAAGGCTCTCGCTTGCCCTTCTCGTTCCGTTATGGCGGGCAACCTTCCGACGACCTATTGCCGCGATGGAACCTTCAGGAGGAGGCCAAGCCTGCGGAGGAGGGACGCGAACAACACGTTTACACCTGGCGTGATCCCCTGACGGGTCTGGTTGTCCGCTACGAGCTCACCGTGTATCACGATTTTCCCGTCATCGAATGGGTCCTGGAGTTCAAGAACGACGGTTCGGACGCCAGTCCGATCTTAGAAAATGTTCTGGCGATGGACGAGTCGTGGGCGCGACAGGGCCAGGCCGAGTTTGTGCTCTATCATCATCGTGGCTCTCAGGCTTCACAAAGGGACTATGAACCTCTCGTAACTGTTCTTTCCTCCGGTGAAGCCAAGCGATTGAGCGGAGCCGGCGGCCGGCCGAGCAACACCGACTGGCCGTACTTCGACATCGCCTACGACGATGGGGGGCGAACCATCGCCGTGGGCTGGCCGGGACAGTGGCTGGCGAACTTCACCCGTGAAGGCGAACGCCAGCTGCATCTCCAGATCGGACAGGAAGACTGCCATTTGCGGCTTTTGGCTGGCGAATCTATTCGCACGCCCCGTATCGTCATCCAGTTCTGGCAGGGAGACCGCATTCGGGCACACAATCTGTGGCGACGGTGGATGATGAAGCACAGCATGCCCAAACCAGGCGGTCAGCTCCCGCCGCCTCAATTTGTGGCCTCTTCCTCCCGGGCATACGAAGAGATGATCCACGCCAACGAGGAAAACCAGATCATGCATATCCGCAGGTATCTGGAAGAAGGCCTTAAACCCGACTACTGGTGGATGGATGCAGGCTGGTACATCCAAGAGCAGGGCTGGCCACAGGTCGGCACGTGGGAGGTGGACCCACGCCGTTTTCCTCGTGGTTTTAAGCCCATCAGCGATTTCGCTCATGCCCATGGCGTAAAAATCCTCGTTTGGTTCGAGCCCGAGCGTGTGATGCCCGGGACCTGGTTGTACCAGAACCACCCCGAATGGCTGCTTTCGCCGAGCGGCCGAAATCACGCCCTGGCTGGGATGCGGGCATGGCGCAGCCGATCTTTCACAACTCCCGACCCCAACGTAAGTTGCAACCTCGGAGATCAAGTATGCCGCGTCGCTGGGATCGAGTGGACGCCGGGACGCCTTTCGTTTCATCCCGGCCCGAAAGGGGAATTCAGCGTCGTCCGATTCACCGCCCCCTCTCCGGGCGAATACCGTATCAACGCCCGCTTCCTGGCTATCGACCAGCAAACCACAACTTCGGTTCATATCATCCGGAACAACGAATCCCTCTTTGAGGGCAAAATCCGTTTGGATGGTGCCGGGCCTGAAGCCTCCTACCAGGGCACCGTCACGCTCCAGTCGGGAGAGACGCTCGACTTCGTGGTGGGCTTCGGTAACGGCAGCTACATCTGCGATTCTACCGGTCTGGAAGTTCTCGTCGGCGGACCGGATGGGCGTGTGTTCCACGCAGCCAAGGACTTTAGCCCTGAGAAGAACCCAACGGGCGTGTGGTCCTACGGATGGATGGCGGCGGGTGCTCGACCTGATCCGACGACCTTCAAACTCTATGACCTGCCGGCTCAACCCGAACACGAAGGTCCACGCCTGCTTGACCTGGGGAACCCTGAAGCCCGGGAATGGTTGACGAACCATATCGATCGGCTGATCACCGAACAGGGAATCGATCTCTATCGAGAGGATTTCAATATCGATCCCCTTCCCTTCTGGCGAGCCGCCGACACACCCGACCGCCGAGGCATCACGGAGAATCACCACATCACCGGGCATCTTGCCTACTGGGACGAATTACGGCGTCGCCATCCCACTATGCTCATTGACTCGTGTGCCAGTGGCGGCCGCCGAAATGACCTGGAAACGATGCGACGGGCAGTCCCCCTGTGGAGAAGCGACTATGCCTATGAACCCATCGGCCACCAGGGCATGACTTACGCGCTGAGCTTCTGGCTTCCTTATCACGGCACTGGCACCGTGGCCTACACCGGCGCCCCGTATTATGGTTCCGGGCCAACCCCAGTTCAGCCCTATGCCTTTTGGAGTAACGCGGCTCCCAGCTTAGGATGCGGCATCGACATCCGCGTTAAAGAATTGGACTACGAGACGCTCCGCCGACTCTATCGACAGTTCCGCGAAATATCTCCCTGTTACTACGGAGATTATTACCCACTTACTCCTTATAGTCTGGAGAAAAACGTGTGGATCGCCTGGCAGTTCGACCTCCCAGAAGAAGGCCGCGGCATGATCCAGGCGTTTCGC
- a CDS encoding 3-keto-disaccharide hydrolase, with product MKKLLVAVTEMFVLAVSLNLLYGTCVGAEEFRGKWKPLWDGKTFKGWHTIGVGTWTIEDGAIVGRKKAEEKEFGHLVSDDVFKDFVVRLKFKVLQGNSGFYFRVEEKGYSGVSGFQAEIAPDANTGGLYETNGRAWVVQPSPEVVKKAFKPNEWNEMIVAAKGGDITVWVNGVKTAEVKNDPGRREGHFALQLHGGNDMLVMFKDIKILEPEE from the coding sequence ATGAAGAAGCTACTCGTCGCAGTGACTGAAATGTTTGTGCTGGCTGTTTCCCTTAATTTGCTTTATGGCACCTGCGTTGGGGCCGAGGAATTCCGTGGAAAATGGAAACCCCTCTGGGACGGCAAAACCTTTAAAGGGTGGCATACAATCGGCGTCGGCACGTGGACTATCGAAGATGGCGCGATCGTCGGCCGTAAGAAAGCGGAAGAAAAAGAGTTTGGACATCTCGTCAGCGACGATGTGTTCAAGGATTTCGTGGTCCGACTTAAATTCAAGGTCCTCCAGGGAAACAGCGGATTCTATTTCCGCGTGGAAGAAAAAGGCTACAGCGGTGTTTCTGGCTTCCAGGCGGAAATCGCACCCGACGCCAACACCGGCGGACTTTATGAGACGAATGGTCGGGCATGGGTGGTCCAGCCTTCACCGGAAGTCGTTAAAAAGGCGTTCAAGCCCAACGAATGGAACGAGATGATCGTGGCGGCCAAAGGTGGGGACATCACTGTTTGGGTGAATGGGGTGAAAACCGCCGAGGTCAAAAACGATCCCGGCCGGCGCGAGGGTCATTTTGCCCTCCAGCTCCATGGCGGCAACGACATGCTCGTGATGTTCAAAGACATTAAAATCCTGGAACCTGAGGAATAA